Below is a genomic region from Helianthus annuus cultivar XRQ/B chromosome 2, HanXRQr2.0-SUNRISE, whole genome shotgun sequence.
ATTCACCGAGGTGCGTGGTAAGGTAATGTACAACCTCGACAACTATGCTTCGGAACAGACACGGGCCACACCCGGGCAACCATGGGTCAGAGGATGGGACGATTTCAAAAAGGGTCGTGATAGCCCGATAGTCGGAAATCAGTAATTATTTTTACAACTCTGTTTACTAGTAAGTTTACTTCATATGTTATAAACACCAAGAATAAGGCTGCTATAAGATTAAATCCCTCAAAGGTTTTGAGGTCTAAGGAATGTATTTTTATCCCTGGTTGTGAGTAATTTTAAGCTCGGGTTCAGCTTAGGCTCGACTCTTTTATCACTTATTAATCAATTAATGATTTTGTTTGTATACGTATAATCTTTTACACTGTAATAGTTAGTGTGTGTAATATTTCATATACTAAGTAAAAGTTTAATGGTATGTAAGAGAGACTTGTTTAGGTTAGATCGACATATGAAGCTCATCTCTACCTTGTTTATTTCACAAGCTCTAATATAAACTTACTTAGCTTTAACGAGTTGATCTTGAGTGCTTACGAGCATGTTTTTTTTAAGCGACCAACTAAATCACCGGATAAGCATCTTGGGATGTCATCAATCGAGCAATGCATCCCTCCTCCATAATGGTCAGTGTTGGATGCATACCCGAGCCACCAAGCCATCAGTTCTGGGGAAAACCCGCCCGCCCGAATGCCCATTGGGTAAAACCCGGTTCAGCTCGGTTTCGAAATGACGGCATCCAGACAGGCCTAGTTAATATCCTTCAAAATGAGACAATACATTAAGCATTTTACCATTGGGTAAAACCCGGTTCAGCTCGGTTTCGAAATGACGGCATCCAGACAGGCCTAGTTAATATCCTTCAAAATGAGACAATACATTAAGCATTTTACTATAGGAGGATCTTAAAGAATATTTGCACAAGTGTAGGGACTGAAGTGCTATCTTGATAATAGACACAGAAGAAAGATGTAAGCTAAATGATAGCGTGTGTGAAAAATATACAAAACCATTAATTCTGATTTATACACACACCTACATTTACAACGACCAACAaccatatgtttaatatatttAACTAGTGTAATGCCCCGTCCGTGTTGCTAGACGCTAAGCCGATTATTTCTTAGGAAACAATTTCATAACCATTCCCTCCAATAGCAAGTTTTCACTATTCCTTACATAGAGAATGTAAGAGATATGTGAACAATGATGGTATCAATATATCAATATACACTCTTTTTTCCCTATAAGTTGCATACTCGATTTGTGAATGAATCTACACATCCAATGGGGTTTTTGGAAGAATTTTTATCTTTCGTCAGTTCTTATTACAATCTGGAAGAAGAATATTCCGTAGTTGGATTTCTCAAAATTcataaacttgaaacttttaaTCGTGATTGGTTGACTCACAAGGTCGATCAAATCAATTTGACCCGTTATTCTTCAGTTCGACTAATCACTTGTTGGTGAGATATCGAAGTATTTTGGTGATTTTTGCTCATCAAATCACGATCTTGGTTGTCAAGGGTTCTTGATCCCGAAGATTTGTATCAAAAGATGCATGCGTTGATTGAAACGGATTCTCAATCATTCTTTAAGAACATTAGACAGGATGCCATTATTAAAGATTGGGATTGTAAATCAAGTTATTATCAGTTTGTATTTAGTTACTTTGAAAGATATATACAATCTTTGAAATAGGGGCTTGATCTTTGTAGTAGTTGTTCATGACGTTCTTACATTGTAATTGTGATTGGTATTATATAATAAGTGAACTACAAGTGACATGAACTTAGACAATGATATTGTGATAGTTTTTTATTGTGTAGTTAGGGTTACACAACATGTGGTATTTGTAGACCACAATGTTATACTCATAACCCTACGCTAATACGCTATTACATTTATGTCTAACTCCCCCATAAACTAAGTATGGTAGCGAAGTTGTTTGAAaagtaaaaacataaaaataaatggTCTTCATTCTTCCCCGCCTTTTTCTGTCCGTCGCACGCCTTTTTTAGTTGCAAAGTTCGAAAGTTTAAACAAACATACTATTTATCTGAatagaataaaataaaataatcaaataaaTGTATATTACATAAATAACACTATTACATGGATGATGATAAAAAAATAActatataatacttatataagCAACTTTTAACATGCAAATGATACAAATAACCGGATTAATTATGCTTTAACcagaataattataattataatcatGCTACAATTTTAAAATAGCATAATAATAATTACTTTAAATTCATTCATACTGTTCATATATTAAGTCCTATATTCTACCCTTACATTTATAAAAAACGCTACGTGTGAAGTAGCGGCCCTAGCCACATCGCCTTGTTAACATCCTAGACACCGTCCCAGGCTAATTAAAGGGGGTACTAAACAAGGGTTAGCCATATCTTTCTAGTTAGCTTTAGTTAAAGGGTAATCGTATCTATACATCCCTCAAAATTTTTGTACATCCCCCAATAGAAAACGTATAGCCCAATACACTTCCAATTGGATTTAAAACATTAAATGCGACACCAATAGGAAGCATATTAGGCAATACGATTCCTGACCCAAATATTTTCTGACATGCACGCAGTTCAGGACAACAAAAAAATTCTCCAAGGAACGTATGGCCCTATATGATTCCCCTCGTCTCTTGAAAAAAAAATCCCTTTAGAGAGCGTATGAATCTATATGATTTCCCTGGTTTCCTAACCATTAGCTAACCATCTTCTGAAAAGTTTATACTTTAAGTACAGATATATGAATATGAAGTGTATTGCTCAATACGTTTGAACTCAGAGAAACCGTTTTACCCTCTACACTTTCTACAAAATTTAAGGGATGTGCAAATAATATAAAATGGGATGTGTGTAATTAAATAGCCTCAACTTAGTCAAAGAGTGGGTTAATTTTATATAATGGGTAACAACACAAAAACATCACACGCAGGGAACGTGCGTTATAAATAGTATTGTTTCCCcaaaatttatataattattttaaacCCTAGAATCACTCTCGCCCTCTGCAATTCTCGAATTCTTGGAGCCTTTGATCTTTCTGGTAATTTCTCATCTTTTGTTCATCTTCCTCTTCGTTTTCTTGATTGTAATTTCGAAAATTTCCATTGATTTTATACAAATTTGTTCGTTTTGTTGTTGATTTAGTTATGTTTATGCGACTCAATTTGATAGTCTTTGAATGATGAAATTGTAGTAAGAGTTGTTCATAATCTAACCTAAATGAAAGATGCTAACCTATTTGATCATGTACCACCGGTTGCCGTTTGATTAAAAAGTGCATCTCTCTGACACATCACAATGGACTTTAACTGACACCCCCTTCAACTATGGGTTAactaagagttaattactgttttcgtccctgttcCATGTGgtttctcaaaaatcactattttaaaaattgcgatttcagtccctgtggtttcactttcgtaaccatttcagtccctgtggtttcactttcgtaaccatttcaatccatttattctgttggtacagggactgaaatggttacgaggtggacggAAATAGTTACGAAAATGataccacagggactgaaatcgtacTTTTTaagactgaaatagtgatttttgacaaaccacagggacgaaaacagtaattaactcggTTAACTAAATATTTTAGAagaaaaaagagtaaattgccaaaatcgtctatGAGGGTTAGGgatgtttgccattttcatctaaaacaattttttttttaccgtATAGTtcttcacttttgggatttttttgccattttcatccaaacggtCTGACTTTTTTGCCAAAATTATTCCTGAGATTTGggactttttgccattttcatccaaatgtttgatagaaaaaataaagcaaacTAGATGTTTGggtgaaaatggcaaaaaatcccaaaagtgaaggactatattgtacgaaaaagttgttttggatgaaaaatgtcgaacatttccaaacctggacgattttggcaatttactcaaaaaaaaaaaaaaacccaaaacaaaTTGTGATGTGGGAGTGGAAATCCGGCGTGCACGCCAAGCTAACCACCCCATCTCCGGCGTGGAGCACGGCGTTGTGATTGGGGCTTGAGGATCTCCACCGGTGTGGGGGAAAAATGTGTGGGTGAAGTGGCGGTGTTTCATTGGTGGGTGGATTTTgggttggttttgattggttactttttttaatttataaaaacgCTACTTTCCACGCCTCATCCCACTCCTCCCATTTTTGCACCATGCCACTTTTTTGACGCGTGCTGATGTGGCGTCCACATGTCGCATAACGTAACGCCCCCTTTTCAAGCCCCTCCACACCGTATAGTCTAAAGGGCGTTAAGGAGTAACGCCTCATAAATGGCGCCCCTGTCACTAGTGTGTTTCGGTGTTTAACACACCCACATCTGGTGATAGAAGAAATATCATCTTAGGGGATCATAGAAGGAACAATAGTTCAGTTATAGGAACTTTTCAATAATGTGATTTTAGgttcttttatatgttttacatGCATTATTTCTAACAGAAAATGTGCAATGCCTTTAGTGCATTGGGGgtaggttctatgcagaacactaagtATCGCGAGAACAAGCAGAACAAAATGAATTTCCCATTTTCTCAAtccgaaaaacctaaaaagtaaatgataACGTTACAAATGTAAGATTTatgtttctcacactagaattcaaaacaaaatatggaaaattttcagtttttataTAACCTACACATATACAGCCATACAGGTTATGTGTAGGTTAggttaaattacctacatgtatgtaggcTATGTGTCGGTAAAAATATATggtttttttttgtatatataatacacatatgaatgtaagaaacataaaatttataaaatatgaacattaaatcccaaaatttagtgatttagagttgttcctTTTGTCCTCGCAATCATTGGCGAAGccacgcccccccccccccccccacaaaccCAATTTTCCCGAAACTGGGGGGCGGCAACGTATATACCTATACGAAAGTACTATTCATAACACTACGCATCAAAaagttcggggggggggggggcaggcGCCCCCCCGGAGATACACTATCCTGCGCCCCTgctcgcaataattagtgttttGTAATGATCATCATCCTAGTGTATTGAATTGATATCATCTGAAAAATGCTTTAAGCTATTGTTTTGGATTTTCAGTTTTCCTCATGGGCAAAGTAAAAGGCAAAAGGATCAGACGAAACTCTTTTAAGAAACCGACAAACAATATATCTACGGAAGTTGTTAATCATCTTCCTGTTGTTAATTCCAATGAAACTGCGACCCTGGAAACAGGTGAATTATCGGGTTATATATTCATGTGTAACGGGAATACAAAACCCGAGTGTTATGTAAACCGTGTTTTCGGGCTTCCTGCTGGAAGAAGGGAAGTTGTGGAGAAGATAAAACCTGGTACAAAGCTTTTTCTTTTTGATTTTGATGTGAAGCTTCTTTATGGTGTGTATGAGGCGGTCTCCACTGGCGGCATGAACCTACAACCGACTGCTTTTGGGGGAAGGTTTCCGGCACAGGTACGCCTCGTTATTGAATTAGATTTAcatcaaaattttagaaatatacgtataaaatatttctaaaattttcttctagtgtatcgctaaacatgaaatagcgcccgctatttcatcgctatcgctaTGTAGCGTAttaacgagccgagcggctcgcgagctactcgagatcggctcgagaaaaagctcgaaacgagccgagcgtTATCGAGCCCgggccgagcttgagcctaaaaacaaagctcgtttgtttatcgagcccgagctcgagcctcgcatgtgaagctcgttaggctcgtcgagccttatcgagctttagtgtaaacgagctgaatcgagccgagcttatgtaaacttgtttacaagccgacctcgaacctaaaaataagcttatttagtaaacgagcccgagcccgagcttcacttatcgagcttgCGAGCTTAAAAAGTCTAtgatttatattatttttatttaatatactaattaatagatgataaacgagccgagcccgagccgagctcgagccgagctcgagcttgagaaaatacaaacgagccgagctcgagctttgaaaacaaagctcgaattgagcccgagctctcataagttaatcgagctcgagctcgagcctggtcgagattgggctcggctcggctcgtttgcacccctaaccCCTAAGCGTATAGGACTATAGGTAGCTTGTCGCTATCGTCCGCtattcgctattgacaactatggatAGAATTACTCTTACAATTAGTGAAGCCCACACTTTGCTGTCGTCCTAATTTAATTGATTGATGCtgtttttatgttattatgtCATCACTTAAATCATTTTAGTTTTAGAGAAAAAATGTAATTTAAAACGGCTTCATATCATTTACTTTAATAATTATATGCAGGTCCAGTTCAAAATCTGGAAGGATTGCCTTCCACTGCCGTTAAATTCTTTTAGAAGTGCTATCAAAGACAACTTTCAAGGCTCCAAGTTTGCACAAGAACTTAATGATCACCAGGTAAAGACATTTTTTTTTCTCTAAAACATTACGCATTTTCAGTGGTAAATAtgtaatagagtaaattacaaaaatcgtcctaaatgtatgtcacttatttcaaactgtgtcctttgccttcaataattacagaaaacgtactcaatgtttgcaaacccttgcaagttatgtcctttagccctaactcagttaatttttgtggttaaatctgaccaaatggaccccacatgaggatatttttgtggttaaatctgacaatagaccccacatgagagtaaaatgaccaaaataccctcatgtgggatccatttggtcatatttaaccacaaaaattaaccgagttagggctaaaggacataacttgcaagggtttgcaaatatcgagtacgttttctgtaattattgaagacaaaggacacagtttgcaataagtgacatacataaaggacgatttttgtaatttactctatgtAATAAGActtgcttttttttttaaaacacgcTAATTGCATACCGCAACAAACTTTGCACCTTTTTTGCGCACGCTACCATTTTGACGaccttctcttttttttttcattttaatgtAAAAtgttaagagttaattactgttttcgtccctgtggtttgtcaaaaatcactatttcagtccattagtttaaaaattgcgattttagtccctgtggtttcactttcgtaaccatttcagtccacctcgtaaccatttcagtccctgtacttaacataataatggattgaaacggttacgaaagtgaaaccacagggactgaaatggttatgaaagtgaaaccacaaggactgaaatcgcaatttttaaactaatggactgaaatagtgatttttgacaaaccacagggacgaaaacagtaattaactcaaaggTTAATAATAGTATGCATTTGTAATAATATAGTTATTTTCATATAAtgaaaagagtaaaatgtcattttcgatctcaggtttggctagttttgtgaatttcgtccaaatgtttgtttttccttATCTGTAcccaaaaagtttgaaatcttgccattttcatccggctcgttaactccatccatttttctccgttaagtcaggggtattttggtctttttttatttagtaagggtattttgaatacttgtacataaagtgaaaaagaccgaattgccctttaagttaacaaaaaagacattCCCCTGACTTAAccaagaaaaatggatggagttaacgaggcggatgaaaatggcaagatttcaaactttttggatACAGATACTGGCCAAACATCAGGGTCGGAACTCGGAAATCGTATTTTACTCTAATAAAAATAAAGTTTACTTTCCCGTTAATAATTTCTTAATATAACGAGAACTAACTTTTTAAACAATTTCTTTAACCAAATTTACTAATTTGCCCCTCAATAATCGTCACTGGAAATCAAGTCAACGTTAAACCTCGATTTAGACATTTGATCAATAATCTGCAGGTAAGAGACCTTCTATTGTTGTTTAAACCAATTATCGCACCATCACCCGCTCCACTCCACCTACCAGTACCCGATGGTGCATATGGACCACGTGTCCAACCACCAATACCTAGTGCTCCACCCATGTCCCGAACACCTGCAGCGATAAACGGTTGGCTTAATCCATCATCATCAAACCCACCGTTACAGAACCGCTATCAACCTTACATGGCCGGACCATTGCATAATCATTCACAGCAAACAAGCGAGCCTCAGTTCGTTCATAAAGACGGGTTAAACCCGTATCCGTATCATCACCATCTATCTGTCACCCATCAAGCCCCACGCGCTCATGTTAATCTCCATCGGTTTGTAGAGAATCAACCACCATACTTCTCTAACGAACATCCCGAAAATCTGCAAGAAGCGTATCCAAGGTACGGAATTTGGCTTCTTTGGTTGTAATTCAATAGAGTAAAATGCCGTTTTcgcccctgaggtttggttattttacgactttcgcccaaaggtttgtttttccgcgtctggatccaaaaggtttgaaatcttgtcattttcatccaactcgttaactccatccattttttaacgttaagtcaggggtattttcgtctttttagacatttttttgTGATGATTAAGGGTTTGGGTGGGGGGAAAGTCAACAGATGTGGATCTTTATTTCTTATAGtgtttttttaatcaaaatgcCTAAATTGCCCCTCATTTAACGGATAAAAATTGGATGGAGTTtacgagttggatgaaaatgacaagatttcaaaccttttggatccagatgcggaaaaacaaaccttggGTCGGCATATTTAACTTTATAAATTATCTTTTACTTTACTATACCAAATTTTAACGGGTTGACGAGTCAACCTAAGCATGACCTATTTTAGATTGGTCAACCTAAACATgacatgtttataaaaaaatttacCGGGCGGGTCACTTtaccccccccaaaaaaaaaaaaaactaataaaaaccGTGCCGAATTCTTGTTTGTTTCTTGTCTGTCACGAATTGTCGACCCTATATTTAATTTAACTCATCTTTCTAAAATTCTTTTACAGGCATTTGACAATCCCTGCGGTGTATCCTCGTGATCCAACAGTTGGCCTTAATGGTGGATATAATGGTTTAGCCATACCAACCGTTACGAACCATATTGATAGGAGTCATGGTCACAACCCTTACACTGCACCAACATCTCTCTATGGTTTAACTCCATCTTCTTCTTACAGTGGGCCGACATACATGCATTCACAGCCTTTTATGCGCGTTTCCTCTTATTACTCGTTTGTTGGGGGCACACAGATAGAGCGTTGACCGCTTGCAAAGATTGTTGACCTAGGAATGTAATGACGAGGATCTAGTAGTTTATGATGATGTTTAGCTAGAATGTTTTGTGTAAAACCGAGGTAATACTTGTGGAACCGGGTTATGGGAGAGGTAAGTGATTAGTTTGGTTTCGGGTTTTTTTTGTCGGGTTTTAACCGGTTGGGTGTGGGTATTACTGGGTTGGA
It encodes:
- the LOC110911108 gene encoding uncharacterized protein LOC110911108, with protein sequence MGKVKGKRIRRNSFKKPTNNISTEVVNHLPVVNSNETATLETGELSGYIFMCNGNTKPECYVNRVFGLPAGRREVVEKIKPGTKLFLFDFDVKLLYGVYEAVSTGGMNLQPTAFGGRFPAQVQFKIWKDCLPLPLNSFRSAIKDNFQGSKFAQELNDHQVRDLLLLFKPIIAPSPAPLHLPVPDGAYGPRVQPPIPSAPPMSRTPAAINGWLNPSSSNPPLQNRYQPYMAGPLHNHSQQTSEPQFVHKDGLNPYPYHHHLSVTHQAPRAHVNLHRFVENQPPYFSNEHPENLQEAYPRHLTIPAVYPRDPTVGLNGGYNGLAIPTVTNHIDRSHGHNPYTAPTSLYGLTPSSSYSGPTYMHSQPFMRVSSYYSFVGGTQIER